One segment of Vibrio mimicus DNA contains the following:
- the tsf gene encoding translation elongation factor Ts, with protein MAVTAALVKELRERTGAGMMECKKALVETNGDIELAIENMRKSGAAKAAKKAGNIAAEGTIIIKEGEGVAALVEVNCQTDFVAKDGSFVAFANQVADAAVASKASVEELQAQFEEVRVALVAKIGENINIRRVQYVEGVTLATYRHGDRIGVVVAGSADAETLKHVAMHVAASRPEFLTPDDVPAEVVAKEREVQVGIAMNEGKPKEIAEKMVEGRMKKFTGEVSLTGQPFVMEPKKTVGEILAEKGITVSAFVRLEVGEGIEKQEGLSFAEEVALVQKG; from the coding sequence ATGGCTGTTACTGCTGCTCTAGTAAAAGAACTGCGCGAGCGTACTGGCGCAGGTATGATGGAATGTAAGAAAGCCCTTGTTGAAACTAACGGTGACATCGAGTTGGCGATCGAAAACATGCGTAAGAGTGGTGCTGCTAAAGCTGCTAAAAAAGCTGGCAACATCGCTGCTGAAGGCACCATCATTATCAAAGAAGGCGAAGGCGTTGCGGCTCTGGTTGAAGTAAACTGCCAAACTGACTTCGTAGCAAAAGACGGTAGCTTCGTAGCATTTGCTAACCAAGTTGCTGACGCTGCTGTAGCTTCTAAAGCCTCTGTAGAAGAACTACAAGCGCAATTCGAAGAAGTTCGTGTTGCTCTAGTTGCGAAAATTGGTGAGAACATCAACATCCGTCGCGTTCAGTACGTTGAAGGCGTAACTCTGGCTACTTACCGTCACGGCGATCGTATCGGTGTAGTAGTTGCAGGTTCTGCTGATGCAGAAACACTGAAGCACGTTGCAATGCACGTTGCTGCTTCTCGTCCAGAATTCCTGACACCAGACGACGTTCCAGCTGAAGTTGTTGCGAAAGAGCGTGAAGTTCAAGTTGGTATCGCAATGAACGAAGGCAAGCCAAAAGAAATCGCAGAGAAAATGGTTGAAGGCCGTATGAAGAAATTCACTGGCGAAGTTTCTCTGACTGGTCAACCATTCGTAATGGAACCAAAGAAAACTGTTGGCGAAATTCTTGCTGAGAAAGGCATCACTGTTTCTGCATTCGTTCGTCTAGAAGTAGGTGAAGGTATCGAGAAACAAGAAGGCCTGAGCTTTGCTGAAGAAGTAGCACTGGTGCAAAAAGGTTAA
- the glnD gene encoding bifunctional uridylyltransferase/uridylyl-removing protein GlnD — translation MLYQSPLTLQDHQLTIDSLKQQLENFTEYQKQEFFNHHPVTDLVLGRSEYMDLLLHRLWQFFDFDELLEVSLVAVGGYGRGELHPLSDIDLLVLSQQPLSEQIASKISQFLTLLWDLKLEIGHAVRTVEQCAEIGKADLTVATNLQEARLLCGCEETFHRLKMVIHSESFWPSAIFYQAKVQEQKDRHARYHDTTYNLEPDIKSTPGGLRDIHTLSWVARRHFGATSLYEMSRFGFLTDAEYRELVECQDFLWRVRFALHIELKRYDNRLTFAHQVQVARHLGYFGEGNRGVEMMMKEFFRTLRRVAELNKMLLKIFDKAILNNGEEAEAIIIDEDFQRRGNMIEARKPALFQARPETILDMFLHMASDSTIESVAPATMRQLRTARRRLNKFLHTIPEAREKFIELVRHPNALHKAFSQMHKLGVLAAYLPQWSQIVGQMQFDLFHVYTVDEHSIRLLKHIHLFSDPQNHERHPICCEIYPKIQKKELLILAAIFHDIGKGRGGDHSEIGADDAYDFCIEHGLSKPEAKLVAWLVKNHLLMSVTAQRRDIYDPDVIIEFAKKVRDEERLEYLVCLTVADICATNPELWNSWKRTLLAELFYSTQRALRRGLENPVDIRERIRHNQQMASALLRKEGFSSREIDVLWQRFKADYFLRHTHKQIAWHCTHLLRHEDSRKPLVLISKKATRGGTEVFVYTKDQAALFATVVAELDRRNLNVHDAQIMASKDGYVLDTFMVLDQNGQAIEENRHQALIHHLVQVLEEGRPTTQKVRRIPRNLHHFKVKTQVDFLPTKSKKRTLMEFVALDTPGLLASVGATFAELNFDLHAAKITTIGERAEDLFILTNSQGARLNDEEEQLLRERLIENVAHLAPSAQ, via the coding sequence ATGTTGTATCAATCCCCGCTCACACTTCAAGATCACCAGCTGACTATTGATAGCTTAAAGCAGCAGCTAGAAAATTTTACGGAATATCAAAAGCAGGAATTTTTCAACCATCACCCAGTGACCGATCTGGTGTTGGGTCGCTCTGAATATATGGATCTTCTCCTGCATCGCTTATGGCAATTCTTTGATTTTGATGAACTGCTCGAAGTAAGTTTGGTTGCTGTGGGCGGTTATGGTCGTGGAGAGCTACATCCTCTTTCTGATATAGATCTTCTTGTCTTATCGCAACAACCATTAAGTGAACAAATAGCCAGCAAGATTAGTCAGTTTCTGACTCTACTTTGGGATCTAAAGCTCGAAATAGGTCATGCAGTTCGAACCGTTGAACAGTGTGCTGAAATTGGTAAAGCCGATTTAACGGTGGCCACTAACCTGCAGGAAGCGCGATTATTATGCGGCTGTGAAGAGACGTTTCATCGTCTGAAAATGGTCATCCATTCGGAGTCATTTTGGCCAAGTGCAATCTTCTATCAAGCCAAAGTTCAAGAGCAAAAAGATCGCCATGCTCGCTATCACGACACCACCTATAACTTAGAGCCAGACATTAAATCAACTCCCGGTGGATTGCGCGATATTCACACCCTAAGCTGGGTCGCTCGTCGTCATTTTGGGGCAACATCGTTGTATGAAATGAGCCGTTTTGGCTTTTTAACCGATGCGGAATACCGTGAGTTGGTTGAGTGCCAAGATTTTCTGTGGCGCGTACGTTTTGCACTGCATATTGAGCTGAAACGTTATGACAACCGCTTGACGTTTGCTCATCAAGTTCAAGTCGCACGCCATCTAGGCTATTTTGGAGAAGGTAACCGTGGCGTAGAAATGATGATGAAAGAGTTCTTCCGCACTCTGCGTCGAGTGGCTGAACTGAACAAAATGTTGCTGAAAATCTTCGATAAAGCGATTCTCAATAATGGTGAGGAAGCCGAAGCCATCATCATTGATGAAGATTTCCAGCGCCGCGGCAACATGATTGAGGCGCGTAAGCCTGCCCTATTTCAAGCTCGCCCAGAAACGATTCTGGATATGTTTTTGCATATGGCCAGCGATTCCACCATCGAATCGGTTGCACCGGCCACCATGCGTCAACTGCGCACCGCGCGTCGCCGTCTCAATAAATTTTTGCACACCATTCCAGAGGCACGTGAGAAATTCATTGAACTCGTACGCCACCCCAATGCACTGCATAAAGCCTTTAGCCAAATGCATAAACTTGGCGTCCTTGCGGCTTATTTACCGCAATGGAGCCAGATTGTCGGCCAGATGCAGTTTGACCTTTTCCATGTTTACACTGTGGATGAACACAGCATTCGCCTGCTCAAACATATCCATTTGTTTAGTGACCCACAGAATCACGAACGCCACCCTATCTGCTGTGAAATTTACCCCAAAATTCAGAAAAAGGAGCTACTGATCCTCGCCGCTATTTTCCATGACATCGGCAAAGGACGTGGAGGCGATCACTCGGAAATTGGCGCTGATGATGCATACGACTTCTGTATTGAACACGGCTTATCAAAACCCGAAGCAAAATTGGTCGCTTGGCTAGTTAAAAACCATCTACTGATGTCGGTCACCGCGCAGCGCCGTGATATCTACGATCCGGATGTCATCATCGAATTTGCCAAAAAAGTACGGGATGAAGAACGCCTTGAATATCTGGTGTGCTTAACCGTAGCCGATATCTGCGCAACCAATCCTGAACTTTGGAACAGTTGGAAACGTACGCTACTGGCAGAGCTGTTTTACTCCACACAACGGGCGTTACGCCGCGGCTTGGAGAATCCGGTTGATATTCGTGAGCGTATTCGCCACAACCAGCAGATGGCTTCGGCGCTACTGCGTAAAGAGGGGTTCTCGAGCCGAGAAATCGATGTACTGTGGCAACGCTTTAAAGCCGATTATTTTTTGCGCCATACTCACAAGCAGATCGCTTGGCATTGCACTCATTTATTGCGCCATGAAGACAGCCGTAAGCCGCTGGTGTTGATCAGTAAAAAAGCCACGCGTGGCGGTACTGAAGTTTTCGTCTACACCAAAGATCAAGCCGCTCTATTTGCCACCGTGGTTGCAGAACTAGATCGCCGTAACCTTAACGTACATGATGCTCAAATCATGGCCAGCAAAGACGGTTACGTGCTCGATACCTTTATGGTGCTCGACCAGAACGGACAGGCGATCGAAGAGAATCGTCACCAAGCCTTAATTCACCATCTGGTGCAAGTTTTGGAAGAAGGTCGCCCCACAACGCAGAAAGTACGCCGCATTCCGCGCAACTTGCACCACTTTAAGGTCAAGACTCAAGTTGATTTTCTTCCAACCAAGAGTAAAAAGCGGACGTTAATGGAGTTTGTTGCATTAGATACTCCAGGACTATTAGCCTCCGTTGGTGCAACGTTTGCTGAGCTGAATTTCGATCTACATGCGGCCAAAATCACCACGATTGGAGAAAGAGCAGAGGACTTATTTATCCTCACCAACTCACAAGGCGCTCGCCTCAATGATGAAGAAGAGCAACTGCTGCGTGAAAGATTGATTGAGAATGTTGCACATCTTGCTCCAAGC
- the rpsB gene encoding 30S ribosomal protein S2 gives MASVSMRDMLTAGVHFGHQTRYWNPKMKQFIFGARNRVHIINLEKTVPMFNEALAELAKVGEKKGKVLFVGTKRAASESVKEAALASNQYYVNNRWLGGMLTNWKTVRQSIKRLKELEVQSTDGTFDKLTKKEALMRTREMEKLEKSLGGIKDMGGLPDALFVIDADHEHIAIKEANNLGIPVFAVVDTNSSPDGVDYIIPGNDDAIRAVQLYLNAAAASINEGRNKDAVVAEKDGFVEAE, from the coding sequence ATGGCATCTGTATCAATGCGCGATATGCTGACAGCGGGCGTACACTTCGGTCACCAAACTCGTTACTGGAACCCAAAAATGAAGCAATTCATTTTCGGTGCTCGTAACCGCGTTCACATCATCAACCTAGAAAAAACTGTACCTATGTTCAACGAAGCTCTAGCTGAGCTGGCAAAAGTTGGCGAGAAAAAAGGTAAAGTTCTGTTCGTAGGTACTAAGCGCGCTGCATCTGAGTCTGTTAAAGAAGCTGCTCTAGCAAGCAACCAATACTACGTTAACAACCGCTGGTTGGGCGGTATGCTGACTAACTGGAAAACTGTTCGTCAGTCAATCAAGCGCCTGAAAGAGCTGGAAGTTCAATCAACTGACGGTACTTTTGACAAGCTGACTAAGAAAGAAGCTCTAATGCGCACTCGCGAAATGGAGAAACTTGAAAAGTCTCTTGGCGGTATCAAAGATATGGGCGGCCTGCCTGACGCTCTGTTCGTAATCGACGCAGATCACGAGCACATCGCTATCAAAGAAGCGAACAACCTAGGTATTCCAGTATTTGCTGTTGTTGATACTAACTCTAGCCCAGACGGCGTTGACTACATCATCCCAGGTAACGACGACGCGATCCGCGCTGTTCAACTGTACCTGAATGCGGCTGCTGCTTCGATCAATGAAGGTCGTAACAAAGACGCTGTTGTAGCTGAAAAAGACGGTTTCGTAGAAGCGGAATAA
- the pyrH gene encoding UMP kinase, which yields MTTNPKPAYQRILLKLSGEALQGTEGFGIDPTVLDRMAQEVKELVELGVQVGVVIGGGNLFRGAGLAKAGMNRVVGDHMGMLATVMNGLAMRDALHRAYVNARLMSAIPLNGVCDDYSWSDAIRELRQGRVVIFAAGTGNPFFTTDSAACLRGIEIEADVVLKATKVDGVYSADPVANPDAQLYDKLAYNDVLEKELKVMDLAAFTLARDHKMPIRVFNMNKPGALRRVVMGEAEGTLISDAQ from the coding sequence ATGACTACAAACCCTAAACCAGCTTATCAACGTATTCTGTTAAAACTAAGTGGTGAAGCGCTACAAGGCACTGAAGGTTTTGGTATTGATCCAACGGTACTTGATCGTATGGCTCAAGAAGTAAAAGAACTGGTTGAGCTAGGCGTGCAAGTAGGCGTGGTGATTGGTGGGGGGAACCTGTTCCGTGGTGCGGGTCTTGCAAAAGCTGGCATGAACCGTGTTGTGGGTGACCATATGGGGATGTTGGCAACCGTGATGAACGGTTTGGCGATGCGTGATGCGTTGCACCGTGCTTACGTTAACGCTCGTTTGATGTCAGCGATTCCTCTTAACGGCGTATGTGATGATTACAGCTGGTCTGATGCGATTCGTGAATTGCGTCAAGGTCGAGTGGTGATCTTTGCTGCGGGTACAGGTAACCCATTCTTTACTACGGATTCGGCTGCGTGTCTGCGTGGTATTGAAATCGAAGCTGACGTGGTTCTCAAAGCAACGAAAGTGGATGGGGTATACAGTGCTGACCCGGTAGCCAACCCTGATGCACAACTGTATGATAAGCTTGCTTACAACGATGTGCTTGAGAAAGAACTGAAAGTGATGGATTTGGCGGCATTTACACTGGCACGTGACCATAAAATGCCAATTCGTGTATTTAACATGAATAAGCCAGGCGCACTTCGTCGTGTCGTTATGGGTGAGGCTGAAGGTACACTGATCAGCGATGCGCAGTGA
- the map gene encoding type I methionyl aminopeptidase — translation MSIKIKNAVEIEKMRVAGRLAAEVLEMIEPHVKAGVTTEELDQICHKYITEVQGAIPAPLNYHGFPKSICTSINHIVCHGIPASEDSYFGQLQRPAVLRDGDILNIDITVIKDGYHGDTSKMFLIGEVSLEDKRLCHVAQECLYLALKQVKPGVQLGEIGTTIEKHIKTNNKNNPRFKFSIVRDYCGHGIGAEFHEEPQVVHYKNSDRTVLREGMIFTIEPMINAGKFGCRLDDEDSWTVYTADGKKSAQWEHTILVTTNGCEILTLRKDETLPRLLNNA, via the coding sequence ATGTCTATAAAAATCAAGAATGCCGTAGAAATTGAAAAGATGCGCGTTGCGGGCCGCTTAGCCGCTGAAGTTCTGGAAATGATTGAACCTCATGTAAAAGCAGGCGTGACCACCGAAGAACTTGATCAGATTTGTCATAAGTACATTACTGAGGTTCAAGGCGCAATTCCGGCACCACTGAATTATCACGGTTTTCCAAAATCGATTTGTACGTCGATCAATCACATTGTCTGCCACGGCATTCCAGCCAGTGAAGATTCTTACTTCGGCCAACTGCAACGCCCTGCGGTACTGCGCGATGGTGACATCCTCAATATTGACATTACTGTGATCAAAGACGGTTACCACGGCGATACATCAAAAATGTTCCTGATTGGTGAGGTGTCACTCGAAGACAAGCGCCTATGCCATGTAGCACAAGAATGCCTCTACCTAGCTCTAAAACAAGTCAAGCCTGGCGTTCAATTGGGTGAAATTGGTACCACGATTGAAAAACACATTAAGACCAACAACAAAAATAACCCACGCTTTAAGTTTTCTATCGTGCGTGATTACTGCGGCCACGGTATTGGCGCAGAGTTCCATGAAGAGCCGCAAGTGGTTCACTACAAAAACAGTGACCGTACCGTGCTGCGTGAAGGGATGATTTTCACCATTGAGCCGATGATTAACGCCGGTAAATTTGGTTGCCGTCTTGATGATGAAGATAGCTGGACGGTCTACACCGCTGATGGTAAAAAATCCGCCCAATGGGAGCACACCATTCTTGTTACTACCAATGGCTGTGAAATCCTGACTCTGCGTAAAGATGAAACACTGCCGCGTTTGCTCAACAACGCTTAA
- a CDS encoding phosphatidate cytidylyltransferase: MKQRIITALILAPLVILGILYLPFAGFMLALAVVTLLGFWEWTQFVDQPSRVWAMVPALVVGGLSVALIDFELPAIGNLDTTHLIVLGIGSSWWLVSSALAITYPRSRPLWEHSSSVRHLFGLLTLLPFFWSVLFLRANSYLSDPFYGAKLVLFVCFLVWAADSGAYFVGKSLGKHKMAPAVSPNKTIEGLIGGIATAMLVGHWVAEWFGLQFSSMTAMLLIILVTVVISVLGDLVESMFKRVSGIKDSSNIIPGHGGILDRIDSLTAAFPVFALLYFLF, from the coding sequence TTGAAGCAGCGAATCATTACAGCGCTTATCCTCGCGCCTTTGGTGATCCTTGGTATCCTTTATCTGCCTTTTGCTGGTTTTATGTTGGCACTCGCGGTAGTAACTTTACTTGGGTTTTGGGAGTGGACTCAGTTTGTAGATCAGCCGTCACGTGTTTGGGCTATGGTTCCGGCATTGGTGGTTGGTGGATTGAGTGTCGCTCTGATCGATTTTGAATTGCCAGCGATTGGTAATCTTGATACTACTCATCTGATTGTGCTTGGTATTGGCAGTTCATGGTGGCTAGTTTCGAGTGCTCTGGCGATCACTTATCCACGCTCGCGTCCGTTATGGGAGCATTCAAGTAGCGTTCGCCACTTATTTGGCTTGCTGACATTGCTACCTTTCTTCTGGAGTGTGCTGTTCTTACGTGCCAACTCTTACCTTTCCGACCCTTTTTATGGCGCGAAACTTGTACTCTTCGTCTGTTTTCTGGTTTGGGCCGCAGACAGCGGTGCCTATTTTGTGGGAAAAAGCTTAGGTAAACACAAAATGGCACCAGCAGTAAGCCCTAACAAAACCATAGAAGGTTTAATTGGAGGCATTGCAACGGCAATGCTGGTGGGTCACTGGGTTGCCGAGTGGTTTGGCCTTCAATTTAGCTCAATGACTGCGATGTTACTGATCATTTTGGTCACAGTTGTCATTTCAGTATTGGGTGATTTGGTCGAAAGTATGTTTAAGCGAGTCTCCGGTATCAAAGACAGCAGTAATATTATTCCGGGGCATGGTGGCATTTTAGATCGAATTGATAGCCTTACGGCCGCCTTTCCTGTGTTCGCACTTCTCTATTTCTTGTTTTAA
- the frr gene encoding ribosome recycling factor: MINEIKKDAQERMEKSVEALKNGLSKIRTGRAHPSLLTGISVDYYGAPTPLNQVANVIAEDARTLAITVFDRDLTQKVEKAILMSDLGLNPMSAGTIIRVPLPPLTEERRRDLVKIVRGEAEGGRVAVRNIRRDANNDLKGLLKDKEISEDDERRAQEDIQKLTDAAVKKIDDVLAAKEKELMEV, encoded by the coding sequence GTGATTAATGAGATCAAAAAAGATGCGCAAGAGCGTATGGAGAAAAGTGTTGAAGCACTGAAGAATGGCTTGTCAAAGATCCGTACTGGCCGTGCTCACCCAAGTCTATTGACTGGGATTTCTGTTGACTACTACGGCGCTCCAACTCCACTTAATCAGGTTGCTAACGTGATTGCAGAAGATGCTCGTACGTTAGCGATCACCGTGTTCGATCGCGATTTAACTCAAAAAGTTGAAAAAGCGATCTTGATGTCTGACTTAGGTCTAAACCCAATGTCAGCAGGCACCATCATCCGTGTTCCACTGCCACCGCTGACGGAAGAGCGTCGTCGTGATTTGGTGAAAATTGTACGTGGTGAGGCGGAAGGTGGTCGTGTTGCTGTGCGTAATATTCGTCGTGATGCAAACAACGATCTGAAAGGTCTACTGAAAGACAAAGAAATTTCAGAAGATGATGAGCGTCGTGCACAAGAAGACATCCAAAAACTGACTGATGCAGCAGTGAAAAAGATCGATGATGTTCTTGCTGCAAAAGAAAAAGAGCTGATGGAAGTTTAA
- the uppS gene encoding polyprenyl diphosphate synthase — translation MQNLSISQDILPKHIAVIMDGNGRWAKAQGKPRVFGHKNGVAAVRKTISTSARLGIKAVTLFAFSSENWRRPEEEVGVLMELFITVLSTEIKKLHKNNLRLRVIGDKSRFSERLQSKIAQAEELTASNTGMVVNIAANYGGQWDILQATKALAEKAKQGDLQPADIDEAMFKQHLTMADLPEVDLLIRTSGECRISNFMLWQLAYAEMYFTPVFWPEFDENCLIEAVTWFVNRERRFGCTGEQIKALMEN, via the coding sequence ATGCAGAATCTATCTATTTCCCAGGATATATTGCCAAAGCACATCGCCGTTATTATGGATGGCAACGGGCGTTGGGCAAAAGCACAGGGAAAACCGCGAGTGTTCGGCCATAAAAATGGTGTGGCAGCGGTTCGCAAAACTATCTCAACCTCTGCTCGTCTTGGCATTAAAGCCGTTACCCTGTTTGCTTTTAGCAGTGAAAACTGGCGTCGCCCAGAAGAGGAAGTCGGGGTGTTGATGGAACTGTTTATTACCGTTCTTTCCACCGAGATTAAAAAATTGCATAAGAATAATCTGCGTTTACGAGTGATTGGTGATAAAAGTCGCTTTAGCGAGCGACTGCAATCTAAAATCGCTCAAGCAGAAGAGTTAACTGCCAGCAATACGGGTATGGTAGTGAATATTGCAGCGAATTACGGTGGTCAGTGGGACATCTTGCAAGCCACGAAAGCTTTAGCAGAAAAGGCTAAACAAGGTGATCTGCAGCCTGCAGATATTGATGAAGCGATGTTCAAACAACATTTGACCATGGCTGATCTGCCGGAGGTGGACTTGCTTATCCGCACCAGTGGAGAGTGTCGCATTAGTAACTTTATGCTTTGGCAACTTGCCTATGCAGAAATGTATTTTACTCCAGTCTTCTGGCCTGAGTTCGATGAAAACTGCCTGATTGAAGCAGTGACTTGGTTTGTTAATCGTGAGCGCCGTTTTGGTTGTACTGGTGAACAAATCAAGGCATTGATGGAAAACTGA